In Kordia antarctica, the following proteins share a genomic window:
- a CDS encoding DUF6495 family protein, with the protein MKYTRLTKEQLDELHKEFINFLATQSITAKEWETLKTENPQVAEEEIDVFSDLVWEGVLTQATYLENISAQHLYLFHLGENEMKLIAVKILTENIDITTKEGFAWLRENYSSDEVEILTANKAYSDDRNADKFALIQQGSNITKGQLFQWFQATMS; encoded by the coding sequence ATGAAGTATACAAGACTTACCAAAGAACAATTAGATGAATTGCACAAAGAATTCATCAACTTTTTAGCAACACAATCCATCACTGCTAAAGAATGGGAAACGCTGAAAACTGAAAACCCGCAAGTAGCTGAAGAAGAAATAGATGTATTTAGCGATTTGGTTTGGGAAGGTGTATTAACGCAAGCTACATACTTAGAAAATATTTCGGCGCAACACTTATATTTATTTCACTTAGGTGAAAACGAAATGAAGTTAATTGCTGTCAAGATTCTAACAGAAAACATAGACATTACAACCAAAGAAGGTTTCGCTTGGTTGCGTGAAAATTATAGTTCTGATGAAGTGGAAATTCTAACTGCAAACAAAGCATATTCAGATGACAGAAACGCAGACAAATTTGCGCTCATACAACAAGGTTCAAACATTACTAAAGGACAATTATTTCAGTGGTTTCAAGCTACGATGTCGTAG
- the hisS gene encoding histidine--tRNA ligase, whose translation MAQKPSIPKGTRDFSPIEVTKRNYIFDIIKKAFQSFGFQPIETPSFEKSETLLGKYGEEGDRLIFKILNSGEKVRKADLKALEDGNLARFSNSLSEKALRYDLTVPFARYVVQHQNDITFPFKRYQIQPVWRADRPQHGRFQEFFQCDADVVGSTSLWQEVEFVQLYDKVFSELGLEGVTIKINNRKILSGIAEVIGAKDKLIDFTVALDKLDKIGEQGVKDEMLNKGISAEAIEKVQPLFGFSGNLEEKLNQLKGLLSTSKQGMEGISELEFVFEAIQTLGLETATLDLDITLARGLNYYTGAIFEVSAPEGVKMGSIGGGGRYDDLTGIFGLKDVSGVGISFGLDRIYLVLEELGLFPETVSDKVDVLCINFGEKEALASLKLIKTLREAGKSAELYPDNAKMKKQMNYANKREIPFVILIGEDELENNTCIVKNMIDGTQKEVPFDEVLTAF comes from the coding sequence ATGGCACAAAAACCTAGCATACCAAAAGGAACACGAGATTTTTCTCCGATTGAAGTTACCAAGCGTAATTATATTTTTGACATTATAAAAAAGGCTTTTCAAAGTTTTGGATTTCAACCGATTGAAACTCCATCTTTTGAAAAATCTGAAACTTTGTTGGGTAAATATGGAGAAGAAGGTGACCGATTGATCTTTAAAATTTTAAATTCTGGAGAAAAGGTGCGAAAAGCCGATTTGAAAGCATTGGAAGATGGAAATCTAGCACGTTTTTCAAATTCACTTTCTGAAAAAGCATTGCGTTATGATTTAACAGTTCCGTTTGCAAGGTATGTTGTGCAACACCAAAATGATATTACATTTCCGTTTAAGCGTTATCAAATTCAGCCAGTTTGGCGCGCTGACAGACCACAACATGGAAGATTTCAAGAATTTTTTCAATGTGATGCAGATGTTGTAGGTTCAACGTCACTTTGGCAAGAAGTAGAATTTGTACAATTGTATGACAAAGTCTTTTCAGAATTAGGTTTAGAAGGCGTAACGATCAAAATAAATAATCGTAAAATCCTTTCTGGAATTGCGGAAGTAATAGGAGCGAAGGACAAATTAATCGATTTCACAGTTGCGTTAGACAAACTAGATAAAATTGGTGAACAAGGCGTAAAAGATGAAATGTTGAACAAAGGCATTTCTGCGGAAGCGATTGAAAAAGTACAACCATTATTCGGTTTTTCTGGAAACTTAGAAGAAAAATTAAATCAATTAAAAGGATTGCTTTCTACCTCTAAACAAGGAATGGAAGGAATTTCAGAGTTGGAATTTGTATTTGAAGCAATTCAGACCTTAGGATTGGAAACTGCAACACTCGATTTAGATATTACACTCGCTAGAGGATTGAACTATTATACAGGAGCAATCTTTGAAGTTTCGGCGCCAGAAGGTGTGAAAATGGGTTCTATTGGCGGCGGCGGACGTTACGATGATTTAACTGGAATTTTTGGATTGAAAGATGTCAGCGGTGTTGGAATTTCGTTTGGCTTAGATCGAATTTACTTAGTGTTAGAAGAACTTGGTTTGTTTCCAGAAACGGTTTCGGATAAAGTAGATGTATTGTGTATTAATTTTGGAGAAAAAGAAGCGCTTGCTTCACTAAAATTGATCAAAACATTGCGTGAAGCAGGTAAAAGTGCCGAACTATATCCTGACAATGCAAAGATGAAAAAGCAAATGAATTATGCTAATAAACGCGAGATTCCATTTGTAATTCTTATCGGAGAAGACGAACTCGAAAATAATACGTGTATCGTAAAAAACATGATTGACGGAACTCAGAAAGAAGTTCCTTTTGATGAAGTGTTGACAGCTTTTTGA
- a CDS encoding DUF2853 family protein, translating into MNHQSIPPLRVKSQELSLWQSVVAAYAIKETEKLKNIKGKLNLTHVQEHPMVSGTNHLAATCEKKNSIESHLFIEEPHEASTDDEIIAHFSSEFFQAAKSSNGISEEALETLNKDWQTYDRKFSNKDYSGWAYCYEQYRKYGALHNYKNKYNDWKDNGSLDFGVIYYKLPNDAKVAIIGDWGTGMDDAKHLLKVIFENHKPDAIIHLGDIYYAATPAECEANFAAIFEEFFKRYPRIPIFTIPGNHDYYCYGYGYYKMVANLNRHFSIDATQFASYFCLRTEDNGWQFLGMDTGYNDNDPKNAFNPVNDGPELHSNEPSWHIDKLNKFSGATIMLSHHQLFSGNAKINGSDGTYGSFPYLNKNLLDLFRPYFGNKITSWLWGHEHNQVKYDNNLFGLPIGRLIGASAYEEAKSDNPYKQTFPEVPISSNLRAQLGMHDNYYNHGFAIADFSQRVTPKDPVVMEYFQYPSWGDTTPSPIPTKALPMWRELFKLQSTTKEPVISYGQVIHLNLELGNAFIGQEVEHFDEYRPTIQTTAVRLKISDATNSSNPIKDGETIFLTTEETTVGNYSHLGAWDTGVYYSTYKSDDKHLQWMIKKVISTPSDLNIRENEAVYLFNQEFPKMYLSPNLPIVNSVRSTYTYLTTDKNVNANWFIQLPKSSKVETLKKIVSSLNLDFDIELFENITKHLGGSLKNKDAALVACSDEKELKLVKTNFLIKKLGLSDSPKLDETMQKVCELMGKSNRQKHRESFYYLLTALLEKEAIFKASNE; encoded by the coding sequence ATGAACCATCAATCTATTCCTCCATTACGAGTAAAGAGTCAAGAATTATCTTTATGGCAATCTGTAGTTGCTGCGTATGCAATTAAAGAAACTGAAAAATTAAAAAACATAAAAGGAAAGCTAAATTTGACGCATGTTCAAGAGCATCCTATGGTTTCTGGAACTAATCATTTAGCTGCTACATGTGAGAAAAAAAATTCTATAGAATCACATTTATTTATTGAAGAACCGCATGAAGCATCAACAGATGATGAGATTATTGCTCATTTTTCATCAGAATTTTTTCAAGCAGCTAAGAGTTCTAATGGCATTAGCGAAGAAGCATTGGAAACTTTGAACAAAGATTGGCAGACGTATGATCGTAAGTTCAGCAATAAAGATTATAGTGGTTGGGCATATTGTTATGAACAATATAGAAAGTATGGAGCTTTACATAATTATAAAAACAAGTACAATGACTGGAAAGATAATGGAAGTTTAGATTTCGGCGTTATCTATTATAAACTGCCAAATGATGCCAAAGTTGCTATTATTGGTGATTGGGGAACAGGAATGGATGATGCCAAACATTTACTAAAAGTAATTTTTGAAAATCATAAGCCAGATGCTATCATTCATCTTGGAGATATTTATTATGCAGCTACACCTGCTGAATGTGAAGCAAATTTTGCCGCAATTTTTGAAGAATTTTTCAAGCGTTACCCCAGAATTCCAATATTTACCATTCCTGGTAATCACGATTATTATTGCTATGGTTACGGATATTATAAAATGGTTGCAAATTTGAATCGACATTTTTCTATAGATGCAACTCAATTTGCAAGTTATTTTTGCTTGCGAACGGAAGATAACGGTTGGCAATTTTTGGGCATGGATACTGGTTATAACGATAATGATCCAAAAAATGCTTTCAATCCAGTTAATGACGGTCCAGAATTGCATAGTAACGAACCATCTTGGCACATAGATAAGCTCAATAAATTTTCTGGAGCTACTATTATGCTATCACATCATCAATTATTTTCAGGAAATGCAAAAATTAATGGTAGTGACGGAACTTATGGTTCTTTTCCGTATTTGAATAAGAATTTATTAGATCTGTTTCGGCCGTATTTTGGCAATAAAATAACAAGTTGGCTTTGGGGACACGAACACAATCAAGTAAAGTACGATAATAATTTGTTCGGATTACCTATTGGTCGACTTATTGGTGCAAGCGCATATGAAGAAGCAAAAAGTGATAATCCATATAAACAAACATTTCCTGAAGTTCCTATTTCATCAAATCTAAGAGCTCAATTAGGAATGCATGACAATTATTATAATCACGGATTTGCCATTGCCGATTTTTCACAAAGAGTAACCCCAAAGGATCCTGTTGTTATGGAATATTTTCAATATCCATCTTGGGGAGATACAACGCCATCTCCAATTCCCACAAAAGCGTTACCTATGTGGAGAGAATTATTTAAGTTGCAATCAACTACTAAAGAACCAGTCATTTCATATGGACAAGTAATTCATCTGAATTTAGAACTAGGAAATGCATTTATTGGACAAGAAGTTGAACATTTTGATGAGTATCGGCCAACAATTCAAACTACAGCTGTAAGATTAAAAATTTCTGATGCTACAAATAGTAGTAATCCAATTAAAGATGGCGAGACTATATTTCTAACAACTGAAGAAACCACTGTTGGAAATTATAGTCATTTAGGCGCATGGGATACCGGCGTATATTACAGCACTTACAAGAGTGATGATAAACATCTACAATGGATGATTAAAAAAGTAATTTCTACGCCAAGTGATCTTAACATCCGAGAAAACGAAGCTGTGTATTTGTTCAACCAAGAATTTCCAAAAATGTATTTAAGCCCAAATTTACCAATAGTAAATTCTGTGAGGTCAACATACACATATCTTACAACTGATAAAAACGTAAATGCCAATTGGTTTATTCAACTTCCAAAGAGTAGTAAAGTTGAAACGTTAAAAAAGATAGTTTCATCGTTAAATCTTGACTTCGACATTGAATTGTTCGAAAATATTACAAAACATTTAGGAGGTTCTTTAAAAAACAAAGATGCTGCTTTAGTTGCTTGTTCTGACGAAAAAGAATTGAAGCTCGTAAAGACTAACTTCTTAATTAAAAAACTAGGTCTTTCTGACAGTCCAAAACTTGATGAAACAATGCAAAAAGTTTGTGAGTTAATGGGGAAATCTAATCGACAGAAACACAGAGAATCGTTTTATTATTTACTCACTGCTTTATTAGAAAAAGAAGCTATTTTTAAAGCTTCCAACGAATAA
- the rplI gene encoding 50S ribosomal protein L9 — protein sequence MELILRQDVENLGFKDDLVTVKNGYGRNFLIPHGFATLATSSAKKVLAENLKQKAYKEEKLVNEANEIAKALLDLEIKITAKTGTGTKLFGSVNNMDIVEALKKEGHTIEKKFIKVIGGSVKRTGRYEAKVRLHRSVVVDLPFDVIAEAKK from the coding sequence ATGGAACTTATTTTAAGACAAGACGTTGAAAATCTAGGATTTAAAGACGATTTAGTAACTGTAAAAAATGGTTACGGAAGAAACTTTTTAATTCCTCATGGATTTGCAACATTAGCAACAAGTTCAGCTAAAAAAGTTTTAGCAGAGAATTTGAAACAAAAAGCATACAAAGAAGAAAAATTAGTTAATGAGGCTAATGAAATTGCGAAAGCATTATTAGACTTAGAGATTAAGATTACTGCAAAAACAGGAACGGGAACTAAACTTTTCGGATCTGTAAACAATATGGATATCGTAGAAGCACTTAAAAAAGAAGGTCACACTATTGAGAAGAAATTCATCAAAGTGATTGGAGGAAGTGTAAAACGAACTGGTAGATATGAAGCGAAAGTTAGATTGCACAGAAGTGTAGTTGTTGACTTACCATTCGATGTTATTGCAGAAGCAAAAAAATAA
- a CDS encoding MBOAT family O-acyltransferase, protein MVFSSYFFIFYFLPLVLILYYISPKKIRHLTLTIISYVFYGWANPFFALLMMGSTLIDYICGLFIAEQLGENWKNPIKIVSKDAARTRKQRIAVTVSVISNLSLLVFFKYFNFAVENYNSLLQSFGFQGIESSSIMHIVLPLGISFYTFQSMSYSIDIYRGNAKAIRNFIDFACYVSMFPQLVAGPIIKFQEVSNQLQHRTHTLEKFSRGIAFFCLGMAKKVLLANPCGKIADICFESVDVGFLNSWYGATSYAFQIYFDFSGYSDMAIGLGLMLGFVFPKNFDSPYLARSITEFWRRWHISLSTWLRDYLYIPLGGNKKGNNRTYVNLMIVMLIGGLWHGSSWNFIIWGAIHGLFLALERLANKKAFYQKLPKIAGIMITFIIVVFAWVFFRAADLPSAITYIQAMFGGTSMSQTDLVNNVLIRNPYYLFSFFLAGIVVWKFPQTWDFTKKITLTKSIWIMFLMLISVMALVTQDFNPFIYFIF, encoded by the coding sequence ATGGTATTTAGTTCCTACTTTTTTATCTTTTATTTTCTACCATTAGTACTAATATTGTACTATATCTCTCCAAAAAAAATAAGACACCTTACGCTAACTATCATAAGTTATGTGTTTTATGGATGGGCAAATCCTTTTTTTGCACTTCTAATGATGGGAAGTACATTGATCGATTATATATGCGGACTTTTCATAGCCGAACAATTGGGCGAAAATTGGAAAAACCCCATTAAAATAGTATCAAAAGATGCTGCAAGAACTCGAAAACAACGAATTGCGGTTACAGTTTCTGTCATCTCAAACCTGTCGTTATTAGTGTTTTTCAAATACTTCAATTTCGCAGTAGAAAATTACAATTCACTTTTGCAGTCTTTTGGATTTCAAGGAATTGAATCAAGTAGTATTATGCACATTGTTTTACCGCTTGGAATCAGCTTTTACACGTTTCAAAGTATGAGTTATTCCATTGATATTTATCGTGGTAATGCAAAAGCAATTCGAAACTTTATTGATTTTGCTTGTTACGTTTCCATGTTTCCACAATTGGTAGCTGGTCCGATTATAAAATTTCAAGAAGTCTCAAATCAATTACAACACAGAACACACACGCTTGAAAAATTTTCGAGAGGAATCGCTTTTTTCTGCTTAGGAATGGCAAAAAAAGTATTGCTTGCAAATCCGTGTGGAAAAATTGCAGACATCTGTTTTGAATCTGTCGATGTTGGTTTTCTAAATTCTTGGTACGGCGCCACATCGTACGCTTTTCAAATATATTTTGACTTTAGCGGATATTCTGATATGGCAATTGGGTTAGGATTAATGTTAGGATTTGTATTTCCTAAAAACTTCGATTCGCCGTATTTAGCCAGAAGTATTACGGAATTTTGGCGACGTTGGCACATTTCATTATCAACATGGTTAAGAGATTATTTATACATTCCGCTAGGCGGAAATAAAAAAGGAAACAACAGAACCTACGTAAACCTAATGATTGTGATGTTGATCGGAGGATTATGGCACGGATCGTCATGGAATTTTATAATTTGGGGAGCTATTCATGGACTATTTTTAGCATTGGAAAGACTCGCCAATAAAAAAGCGTTTTATCAAAAACTACCAAAAATAGCAGGAATAATGATTACGTTTATCATTGTAGTGTTTGCGTGGGTATTTTTTAGAGCAGCCGATTTACCAAGTGCGATAACCTATATTCAAGCCATGTTTGGCGGAACTTCAATGTCGCAAACAGATTTAGTAAACAATGTGTTAATCAGGAATCCGTATTATCTTTTTAGTTTTTTCCTTGCGGGAATTGTCGTTTGGAAATTTCCACAAACGTGGGATTTCACAAAAAAAATCACGCTAACGAAATCAATCTGGATTATGTTTTTGATGCTAATTTCTGTGATGGCTTTGGTAACGCAAGATTTTAACCCGTTCATATACTTTATTTTTTAA
- the rpsF gene encoding 30S ribosomal protein S6, with amino-acid sequence MNHYETVFILNPVLSETQIKETVEKFEDFVVSRGGKMISKENWGLKKLAYPIQHKKSGFYHLFEFQSPGEVITPYELEFRRDERIMRYLTVRLDKHAISWAERRRSRKTAKS; translated from the coding sequence ATGAATCATTATGAAACTGTTTTCATTTTAAATCCCGTTTTGTCTGAAACTCAGATAAAGGAAACAGTAGAGAAGTTTGAAGATTTCGTTGTTTCTAGAGGTGGCAAAATGATTTCAAAAGAAAATTGGGGGCTAAAAAAATTAGCATATCCAATTCAGCACAAAAAGAGTGGTTTCTATCACTTATTCGAATTCCAATCACCAGGAGAAGTAATTACTCCTTATGAGTTAGAATTCAGACGCGACGAGCGTATCATGCGTTATTTGACTGTAAGGTTAGACAAACATGCAATCTCGTGGGCAGAAAGAAGAAGAAGTAGAAAAACCGCTAAATCCTAA
- a CDS encoding alginate O-acetyltransferase AlgX-related protein — translation MKNTYKLVGIVAVLLFSVNTIAQTAFEKICKEKIANASNSTIVGENGWLFLSNELAHISKGKFYGSEATQTSVATNSDRKDPIPAIVDFNNQLKKLNIKLYLMPVPPKAIINANKLDASVKVNQDLNIHYKNLYKKLADEGVEVIDLFPEFTKSTATGTETYCKQDSHWNPKGIEIASSLIANKIKKEQWYKAYSGTKTKENAVKKTIQIKGDLSAGTGTTNLSKEKIILNTFPKSSAIDKDSPVLIMGDSHTLIFHAGGDMFAENAGLSDNVAAKLGLNVDLIGVKGSGTTSVRIDLYRKAKNAEWLNKKKVIIWCFAARDFSESENGWRKVPVKK, via the coding sequence ATGAAAAACACATACAAACTCGTTGGAATAGTTGCAGTTTTACTGTTCTCAGTAAATACAATTGCGCAAACAGCTTTTGAAAAAATATGCAAGGAAAAAATCGCGAATGCTTCAAATAGTACAATAGTTGGCGAAAATGGTTGGTTGTTTTTATCGAATGAATTAGCTCATATCTCAAAAGGGAAATTTTACGGTTCGGAAGCTACTCAAACTTCTGTTGCTACAAATTCAGATCGGAAAGATCCAATTCCAGCAATTGTCGATTTTAACAATCAGCTTAAAAAATTGAATATAAAATTGTATTTAATGCCAGTTCCGCCAAAAGCGATTATAAATGCAAACAAATTGGATGCTTCTGTAAAAGTGAATCAAGACTTGAATATTCACTATAAAAATTTATATAAAAAATTGGCTGATGAAGGTGTGGAAGTAATCGACCTTTTTCCTGAATTTACAAAATCTACAGCCACAGGAACTGAAACCTATTGCAAACAAGATTCACATTGGAATCCGAAAGGTATTGAAATTGCTAGTAGTCTGATTGCTAACAAAATCAAAAAAGAGCAATGGTACAAAGCATATTCAGGAACTAAAACCAAGGAAAACGCTGTTAAGAAAACGATTCAAATAAAAGGAGATTTAAGCGCAGGAACAGGAACTACAAATCTTTCCAAAGAAAAAATCATTCTAAATACGTTTCCTAAATCATCAGCAATAGACAAAGATTCTCCTGTATTAATTATGGGCGATAGTCACACATTAATATTTCATGCTGGCGGCGATATGTTCGCGGAAAACGCAGGACTTTCAGATAATGTAGCAGCTAAATTAGGTTTGAATGTTGATTTAATTGGCGTAAAAGGTTCTGGAACAACTTCCGTTAGAATTGACTTATACCGAAAAGCAAAGAATGCGGAATGGCTCAACAAAAAGAAAGTCATCATTTGGTGTTTTGCCGCAAGAGATTTCTCTGAATCTGAAAATGGTTGGCGAAAAGTTCCTGTAAAAAAGTAA
- a CDS encoding GTP cyclohydrolase, translated as MIDVREVANKRELKAFVKFPFGLYKDSKYWVPPIIKDELETFNKDKNPAFLDADATFFLAYKDGKIVGRIAAIVNWIEVKEQKLSKMRFGWFDMIDDLEVSGALLEKVAEIGKSHKLEYMEGPVGFSNLDKVGVLTEGFDHIGTMITWYNHPYYEKHYIHHGLVKEKEYLENKFPFENVKPEFFERVQGLIKKRYQLRELNFTKTKDIMPYVDQMFDLFNESYASLSSFVPINDIQKAYFKERYLNFINPEFIKFVIDKDNKLVAFAIVMPSFSEALQKMNGKLFPFGIFHLLKARKKPKNITFYLIGVHPEYQNKGLTAIIFMEYYLTFTEKNIQNCIRTPELIENTAIHQIWKHFKPVTHKRRKTYKKNL; from the coding sequence ATGATTGACGTACGAGAAGTAGCGAATAAAAGGGAATTAAAAGCGTTTGTAAAATTTCCTTTTGGTCTATATAAGGATTCTAAATATTGGGTTCCGCCTATTATTAAAGATGAATTAGAAACGTTTAATAAAGATAAAAATCCTGCGTTTTTAGATGCAGATGCTACGTTTTTCTTGGCATATAAAGATGGAAAAATTGTAGGTCGCATTGCTGCAATTGTCAATTGGATTGAAGTAAAAGAACAAAAACTTTCCAAAATGCGTTTTGGTTGGTTTGATATGATTGACGATTTAGAAGTTTCAGGCGCATTGCTTGAAAAAGTCGCCGAAATTGGAAAATCGCACAAATTGGAATATATGGAAGGTCCTGTTGGATTTTCAAATTTAGATAAAGTTGGCGTGCTGACGGAAGGATTTGATCATATTGGAACGATGATTACTTGGTACAATCATCCGTATTATGAGAAACATTATATTCATCACGGACTCGTAAAAGAGAAAGAATATTTAGAGAATAAGTTTCCGTTTGAAAATGTAAAACCTGAGTTTTTTGAGCGCGTTCAAGGTTTAATCAAAAAACGATATCAACTTCGCGAACTCAATTTTACCAAGACGAAAGATATTATGCCATATGTAGATCAAATGTTTGATTTATTTAATGAATCGTATGCTTCGTTGTCTTCTTTTGTGCCGATTAATGACATTCAGAAAGCCTATTTTAAAGAACGCTATTTGAATTTTATCAATCCTGAGTTTATAAAATTTGTAATTGATAAAGATAACAAATTAGTCGCTTTTGCAATTGTAATGCCATCGTTTTCAGAAGCTTTACAGAAAATGAATGGGAAATTATTTCCTTTCGGGATTTTCCATTTATTGAAAGCACGAAAAAAACCAAAAAATATCACCTTCTACTTAATTGGCGTACATCCTGAATATCAAAACAAAGGATTAACGGCTATTATTTTCATGGAATATTACTTAACATTTACTGAAAAGAATATTCAAAATTGCATCCGAACTCCTGAATTGATTGAAAATACCGCGATTCATCAAATTTGGAAACATTTTAAACCTGTAACGCATAAACGACGGAAAACTTATAAAAAAAATCTTTAG
- the rpsR gene encoding 30S ribosomal protein S18, protein MMSSIEQQAKGKKEGEIRYLTPLNIETTKAKKYCRFKKSGIKYIDYKDPDFLIKFVNEQGKLLPRRLTGTSLKFQRKVSVAVKRARHLALMPYVGDMLK, encoded by the coding sequence ATTATGTCTTCAATAGAACAACAAGCAAAAGGAAAGAAAGAAGGAGAAATTAGATATTTAACTCCTTTAAACATCGAAACAACAAAGGCAAAAAAATATTGTCGTTTCAAGAAGTCAGGTATCAAGTATATCGATTATAAAGATCCAGATTTCTTAATCAAATTTGTAAACGAGCAAGGTAAATTACTACCACGTCGTTTAACTGGAACTTCATTAAAATTTCAACGAAAAGTGTCTGTAGCTGTAAAAAGAGCGCGTCACTTAGCATTAATGCCATATGTTGGCGATATGTTAAAATAA
- a CDS encoding alginate O-acetyltransferase AlgX-related protein has product MEHKKMSREEIATAEIRKTDISKRNQKILLAFFLIFIMSAAVIQLISNISRAAETSSLTMKNDQIVDASAGFFKNMTNFNTNLLSNIKQFETDLEDNSVFRKTIIPITQTGLVQIFNTGNENAWLSKDNFYYKFSNQYLTQAGFLDTKQLNKREENEEVQPNPVKAILDFKEKLAKRNIQLIIIPAPPKASFVLKNSAKAINNKSYATFVKQLQNEGIVVCDVFSLLEKQNLENSGYLKYDTHWSPEAMKIVANEVSKLLDSLSIPKGNTNYNTKKATIENYGDIVDMLNIENKNAHFKTQSIEIEQVLGGNYLFKPSAESDILFLGDSYANIYSFEGMNWGSSAGLSEHISHNMNKPVDRILMNDAGAYATRLSLSNDLKRGRDRLAGKKVLILEFAARELSVGDWKILDMKLNEDYESEFFVPKEETSVTVTGIVRETSKVPLPNTVPYKDHVFSIHITDLKDSTGNELGESVVYVSSMENNNWTDAAKLRNGQEITLKLYNWHEYADKFGSINRSELQDDDLSLEDPCWGILIKK; this is encoded by the coding sequence ATGGAACATAAAAAAATGTCGCGAGAAGAAATAGCAACTGCTGAAATTAGGAAGACTGATATTTCAAAAAGAAATCAAAAGATACTCTTGGCATTCTTTTTGATTTTCATCATGTCAGCTGCTGTAATTCAATTGATAAGTAACATCAGTCGAGCAGCGGAAACTTCTAGTTTAACTATGAAAAATGATCAAATAGTTGATGCGTCAGCTGGATTTTTTAAAAACATGACCAATTTCAATACTAACTTGTTGAGCAATATCAAACAATTTGAAACTGATTTAGAAGATAATTCTGTTTTTAGAAAAACAATCATTCCGATAACGCAAACTGGTTTAGTGCAAATTTTTAATACAGGAAACGAAAATGCGTGGCTTTCAAAAGATAATTTTTATTATAAATTTTCTAATCAATACTTAACGCAAGCTGGTTTTTTAGACACTAAACAATTAAACAAAAGAGAAGAAAACGAAGAAGTACAACCAAATCCTGTTAAGGCAATTCTCGATTTCAAAGAAAAATTAGCCAAAAGAAATATACAACTCATTATTATTCCTGCGCCGCCAAAAGCTTCATTCGTACTAAAAAATTCAGCGAAAGCGATAAATAACAAATCATACGCAACATTTGTAAAACAGTTGCAAAACGAAGGAATTGTAGTTTGTGATGTGTTTTCATTGTTGGAAAAACAAAACCTCGAAAATTCTGGCTATCTAAAATATGATACACATTGGTCGCCAGAAGCAATGAAAATAGTCGCAAACGAAGTCAGTAAGTTGCTGGACAGTTTATCAATCCCGAAAGGAAACACAAATTATAATACTAAAAAAGCAACAATTGAAAACTATGGAGACATTGTTGATATGCTCAATATTGAAAATAAAAATGCTCATTTCAAAACGCAATCCATAGAAATAGAACAGGTTTTAGGTGGTAATTATTTGTTTAAACCTTCTGCGGAATCAGATATTCTATTTTTGGGCGATAGTTATGCAAACATATACTCTTTTGAAGGAATGAATTGGGGAAGTTCCGCGGGACTTTCTGAACACATAAGTCATAATATGAACAAACCTGTAGATAGAATTTTAATGAATGATGCAGGCGCATATGCAACACGATTATCACTTTCGAATGATTTGAAACGTGGCAGAGATCGATTAGCAGGAAAAAAAGTTTTAATTTTGGAATTTGCTGCGCGCGAATTGTCTGTTGGCGATTGGAAAATTTTGGACATGAAACTAAATGAAGATTATGAATCAGAATTTTTCGTTCCAAAAGAAGAAACTTCAGTTACTGTAACAGGAATTGTGCGAGAAACAAGTAAAGTTCCGTTGCCAAATACAGTTCCGTATAAAGATCATGTTTTTTCAATTCATATTACGGATTTGAAAGATAGCACAGGAAATGAATTAGGCGAATCGGTTGTATATGTATCAAGTATGGAAAATAATAATTGGACAGACGCCGCAAAATTACGAAACGGACAAGAAATTACACTAAAACTCTATAATTGGCATGAATATGCAGACAAATTTGGTTCTATAAATCGTTCCGAATTGCAAGATGATGATTTATCGTTAGAAGATCCATGTTGGGGAATTTTGATTAAAAAATAA